Within the Magnetospirillum sp. ME-1 genome, the region CAAGAGATCGTCGAGGCGGCGCGCTCCCTGGCCCGCGACGTGGCCGAGGGACGGATTTCTCCCGATTCCATCGACGAGGAGTCCATCAATGCCCGCCTGACCACCGCAGGCGTGCCCGATCCCGACCTGATCATCCGCACCAGCGGCGAACAGCGGATCAGCAATTTCCTGCTGTGGCAGGGCGCCTACGCCGAACTGGTGTTCCAGGATACCCTGTGGCCCGATTTCGGACGGAACGAACTGGAAGCGGCCATTCGCGACTTCCACGGGCGCGACCGTCGTTTCGGAACGGCCAGGTAGCCTTAAGTGCTGAAAACTCGCATCCTTTCCGCCCTGGTGATGGCTCCTCCCGCGCTGTTGGCCGCCTGGGCCGGCGGATACGCGTTCGCCGCCCTGATCGCCTTGGCCGCCGCGCTGATGTGCTGGGAATGGCACCGTATGCTCAACGGGGCCTACACCCTGTCCGGTCGGGTGGCGTCCGCCGGCTGTGCGTTGGCCTCTCTGCTGGCGGTGGCCCGGCCCGACATCGGTCTGGCCATGGTGGCGCTGGCCACCCTGGCGTCCGCCGGATTGGCGGGGAGCGACCGCTCCGGCCGGGTGTGGGCCGCGTTCGGCGCCGTCTATGCCGGTCTGCCCTCGGTGACCCTGGTCTGGCTGCGCGACGATCCCGCCGCCGGCAATGCGGTGATCTGGTGGCTGTTGCTGGTGGTGTGGTCCACCGATATCGGCGCCTATGCCTTCGGCCGTCTGATCGGCGGGCCGAAGCTGCTGCCCGCGGTCAGTCCCAAGAAGACCTGGGCCGGGCTGGTCGGCGGCATGATTTCGGCGGGGCTGGCGGCCGTGCTGGTGGCCGTCGTGGTCGGAACCAAGGCGGGGGGAATGGTTTTCGCCGCCGGTGCGGCGGTGGCCGTTGTCGCCCAGGCGGGCGATCTGTT harbors:
- a CDS encoding phosphatidate cytidylyltransferase, whose translation is MLKTRILSALVMAPPALLAAWAGGYAFAALIALAAALMCWEWHRMLNGAYTLSGRVASAGCALASLLAVARPDIGLAMVALATLASAGLAGSDRSGRVWAAFGAVYAGLPSVTLVWLRDDPAAGNAVIWWLLLVVWSTDIGAYAFGRLIGGPKLLPAVSPKKTWAGLVGGMISAGLAAVLVAVVVGTKAGGMVFAAGAAVAVVAQAGDLFESWIKRRCNVKDSSNIIPGHGGVLDRVDGLLTAALAVAALTLATGRTVLDW